One genomic window of Geodermatophilus sp. DSM 44513 includes the following:
- a CDS encoding ABC transporter ATP-binding protein, with product MPGTAPLSPLLDVRDLSVSAAGRELVSGVGFTVRAGERVAVVGESGSGKTLTVSALLGLLPPGVHAAGSVTVDGVEVVGTPESRLRPLRGRVTALVPQDPGTSLSPLSRVGRQVAEPLRAQGHSRRAARARAVELLGQVRLPDPPALARRHPAQLSGGQRQRVAIAMALAGGPRLLVADEPTSALDVTVQAGVLDVLRRVTDERGTALLLITHDLAVATSVCDRVLVLRSGRLLADGPPAAVLSARDPYLSELVTAARETSLVAA from the coding sequence GTGCCCGGAACCGCCCCGCTGAGTCCGCTGCTGGACGTCCGTGACCTGTCGGTGTCCGCGGCCGGCCGCGAGCTGGTGTCCGGCGTGGGCTTCACCGTCCGGGCGGGGGAGCGGGTCGCCGTCGTCGGCGAGTCCGGCTCGGGCAAGACGCTCACCGTCTCGGCGCTGCTGGGGCTGCTGCCGCCGGGGGTGCACGCCGCCGGGAGCGTCACCGTCGACGGCGTCGAGGTGGTCGGCACGCCGGAGTCCCGGCTGCGCCCGCTGCGCGGCCGGGTCACCGCCCTGGTGCCGCAAGACCCCGGCACCTCGCTGAGCCCGCTGTCCCGGGTCGGCCGGCAGGTCGCCGAGCCGCTGCGCGCGCAGGGGCACTCCCGCCGGGCGGCCCGCGCCCGGGCGGTGGAGCTGCTGGGCCAGGTCCGGCTGCCCGACCCGCCGGCACTGGCCCGCCGCCACCCGGCGCAGCTGTCCGGCGGGCAGCGCCAGCGGGTGGCCATCGCGATGGCGCTGGCCGGCGGTCCGCGGCTGCTGGTCGCCGACGAGCCGACGTCCGCCCTCGACGTCACCGTGCAGGCCGGCGTCCTGGACGTGCTGCGCCGGGTGACCGACGAGCGCGGCACCGCGCTGCTGCTCATCACGCACGACCTGGCGGTCGCCACGTCGGTGTGCGACCGGGTCCTCGTGCTGCGCTCGGGGCGGCTGCTGGCCGACGGCCCGCCGGCCGCGGTGCTCAGCGCCCGCGACCCGTACCTGAGCGAGCTGGTGACCGCGGCGCGGGAGACGTCCCTGGTGGCGGCGTGA
- a CDS encoding ABC transporter ATP-binding protein encodes MTELARSRGEQGTELLRARGVTRRYGRRREPALAGVDLAVAPGERVGVVGESGSGKTTLTRLLLALERCDAGEVTYRGHGVHPGSPAGLRWFRRRVQMIPQDPSRSLNPRMRVGRAVAEPLRCLGIPGDHAARVAHLLVAVGLEPDAADRLPHQFSGGQRQRIAIARALAPRPELVVADEPVSALDVAVRLQVLRLLHRLSAEEGLAMVFVSHDLGVVAHLCSRVLVLAGGACVEEGPVDRVLTAPASPAAAALVAAVPRLALP; translated from the coding sequence GTGACCGAGCTCGCGAGGTCACGGGGGGAGCAGGGCACCGAGCTGCTGCGCGCCCGCGGGGTGACCCGCCGGTACGGCCGGCGCCGCGAGCCGGCCCTGGCCGGGGTCGACCTGGCGGTGGCGCCGGGGGAGCGGGTGGGCGTGGTCGGCGAGTCCGGCTCCGGCAAGACCACGCTGACCCGGCTGCTGCTGGCACTCGAGCGCTGCGACGCCGGGGAGGTCACCTACCGCGGCCACGGTGTGCACCCCGGGTCGCCCGCGGGCCTGCGCTGGTTCCGCCGGCGGGTGCAGATGATCCCGCAGGACCCCTCCCGCTCGCTCAACCCGCGCATGCGCGTCGGCCGCGCCGTGGCCGAGCCGCTGCGCTGCCTGGGCATCCCCGGGGACCACGCCGCGCGGGTGGCGCACCTGCTGGTCGCCGTCGGACTGGAGCCCGATGCCGCCGACCGGCTGCCGCACCAGTTCTCCGGCGGCCAGCGGCAGCGGATCGCCATCGCGCGGGCCCTGGCGCCGCGACCGGAGCTGGTGGTCGCCGACGAGCCGGTCAGCGCGCTGGACGTCGCCGTCCGGCTGCAGGTGCTGCGGCTGCTGCACCGGCTGTCGGCCGAGGAGGGCCTGGCCATGGTGTTCGTCTCCCACGACCTCGGCGTGGTCGCCCACCTGTGCTCCCGGGTGCTCGTGCTCGCCGGCGGGGCCTGCGTCGAGGAGGGGCCGGTCGACCGGGTGCTGACCGCACCGGCGAGCCCTGCGGCCGCCGCGCTGGTGGCCGCCGTCCCCCGCCTGGCGCTGCCGTGA